The DNA segment CAACTTcctatttcaaaaataaatgtgatgcacgcattttcgaataaaacgttttcaatgtttgtttagtGAAAAATCGCCTATTTAATGCGAAAACTGGAACACGTTTTCTTTTCTACATTGCCCCATGTTGTTCGAAAGAAACGTTGTTTTTTGCGACTGGTctgaaaatgtcatttggttatttttatacttattttcacAATCTCTTCTAACTaatcttgaaatgtttttgagGTCAACACAATTAAATACTGTAGTATTCTTTAATTCTTCTTTTTGTAtcttgcattttttctttatcatttcTAAGATGCTGAATTATATAGTCTCGTCATTCACACATGCCTGAATTAATGTCATTACGACGATTTTCAGCTGAACAGTTTATAACAGCaaacaaaatttgtttcattaatgATTTCCGATGCAATTTACACTAATCAACgatttacattttattgcacAACTGGAATTTGTGTTTTTAAGTCCATTAAAGTCACTAGCACGAAATCACTATCTATCGTAAACAGCCGCGATAACGGACACATTATTCATGAAGGACGGAATAGCTTCGTCTGCAGAACAGGGACAATATCCATTTATTACAACGGTGATTAAAACTTCAAATTGGACAaacatttaagatttaattttaagcagaattaaaacataattacaattcaaaaataataaatattggcAGATTGTTCTTAACCAAGATCATAAATCGACGGCATACAAAAGATTTTAGTATTGTGTAAAGGATATGTTATTGACAGGCACATACAATATTTCTGATCTTAACATCATCCGTCCGGTTCAAAACGTTTCTCCAAGAACTCAAAACAAACTACATTTATTATCATGTTAATTGTAGATATTTTTGAATTACTCATGTTTGGCACTTTTGTAGTTCTGCTTAAACAAGAAGTTGCATAACATAATAACTCTCTTCAAGAGATGTAATTGTTCATTATAAAGAAAGAGAATTTGCGTTAACGATTGAAAGGACTTGTATGAAATAGACcacacctattttttatttaactatttGTTACGTTTGGTTCTTTACAGAGATTAAGAATTTTCAAGAATTCAGCTGGTTGGTTATATGAGGTATGTTGTCAATTTGGTTGATATATATCTATAGTAAATATTGCATTCTAACATTTAAGACAATTACACAATTCGGTGTAATCATGAGCAATGCAAACTAGACGTAATCTAAACAAATCATGAGCGAAAACCGAACTATTTTGTGTTGAGGTTTATTGCGGGCATTTTATTTTGAGTGTTGATTTTTATGTATCTcttcaattaaattaatatagTTGGAGagatatttaagtttatatatttattgtattgcagAACAAACTACAAGCAGAAATAAATGGTCTGAAGTATTGAAGCCGCACATCCTTTCTGTTCATTCCGCTGGCTTACGAAAGCATTATAATTAATTCCTATACAATATGCGTTACAAGACTGATATATACATAGGATTTGAGTTCACCAATCAAATAGAGAGTTCATCGGTTAAACCCTACCTGTGCAAACGAAAACCCGTTTTAACGGCGTATACGAAAATTTAGTTCAGCGGCTTAAAACGTGGTGTCTTTTAACACAATTATGATTATATTGTTTACGGACAGTCGAACGGATGGTGGACGAGAGACAGAGAATGATCGGAATAGTTAACCTTGAGCAGGtcgtatatatgtatataaaatatacataaaacttATGGGGTGCTACTTTTCTCAGTGATCAATTTGTTTTGTGATATATACCTAGAAAAATGGTCCATTTGCCTTATTGCCGACCACCAGCTCAATAAGGTATCAGTTATGTCATAATAAATGGgaagaaaaatgtattatttagaaTTATTTGCATACAAATGATATATGACCATATCTCGTTTCATAAAGTGTtgccatatatatatgaaattctAATACGTATCAAAAATATGAGTTCAGGCCTGATACAAATAATCTAACCGAGAGAAATACATTCACTATGGTTCATTGTGTAtaacaattcaattcaattcaattcaaattttatttgtaaagaaaggcctccggcccataatacaacacatacaatacaaagcATAAAATCTTTAGAGTTGTGATTCCttaatgacattcatttttccttatctttttctttcataattacatttacaaagaatgctatattttttattggtcATCGTTTAGACTTTGCATAAGATTTATGACATCATACAAACGTTAACGAGAAGctgtatattttacaaatcGGCTAAGGCTGCACTAGTTTCCACGACAAAAATTAGACGAAAGTAATAGGTTgctgttcaaaaatttgatatGCAGAATCACTACAACAAAGAACAATGCACTTGCAGGTCGTGGTTCAGGCTTATATAGTCGTGAAGTGcttgaattttaaacaactAAAGTAATTGATAAAGCTTCCATTGAATTACTAATTGTTTATAACGGGATGCAGTACGTCCTGGTCGACTTTTTGAGTGTACAGTTAGAATGCATGTATTAACCAGATTATATTACTTGATGAATATAACACTGGTTCGATGTTTAAGGTAAtattttactttgaaatatagaaaatgtgaaaattgtgcatgttgattttaaatatcaaacaatgatATCTGAGTTTTGCTGATAAATTATTCCGTACCCAATGAATACTATGACAGTGCACGTGAATAATGGTGACAAACGGGGCTTAATTATGAGAAAACTTGCCACAATATATTATTCCTGAATGAAAAATGATTGTCTTGAATTATGTCTGAAGGTAGGTGGATATGAACAGGCTAGGAATTGTATACgatacaaatatgtttacatagaTTATTAatacactgaaaacaacaaggacaagcccagtagtcaaaataAAGAGCATAAGGTAAAGGCTTAAACGAAAATGAGCAAGCGACGCAAGCTTTAAACaccatatatacaaatatacaccaCACACATTCCAGACTCACATCAAAATAGTTGtaccgataaatgatgggataacCGCCTttaaacggtcagtaaaacacgAATTCACTGGAACACGCGTCTATTGGGCATCTAATTTAGAAGGCATTAAACGGACAAATgtcataacaaatatcattcaCATGATCGGGAATTTGCTGAGCttaagattttaattaaaaaacataaatatatatttggctAAAAATCAAAAAGTCAAGAAAgacatattgttatttttatatcagccTCTTCACTTTATTTCATTAGCTGTTGCTCTTCATaaatgttttctgttttctgaGAAGGCTCATCGTTGTAACAGTTAAACGTtaaatgtttcttaaaatattaatgcGAACATATTGTTGGTGCTGTTGTGCTTCGTTACTGGAGTGGTGTATGGGCATAACCCTATTCCGCATTGTATTGCTTTCGGTTTTTTACTGTAAACGGTGTGTTAGGGCATTAATCAAGATTCGAATTTATTCATGGAACATCTGTTATTTTCAATCAAATcgcaaaaagtattaaatgatgaCATTACCGTTCTCTCCGTCTCCGATAAACGTGtatatttgttcataattaCTGTCTGCTGCACAACTGTTACTTTTCATATATAGTGGCAGTGATGTATCTTTGTTTGTTACCTTAGGCGTTGCTACGTTCCCTGTTTCACTCAATCGTCTTTATTACAACAATTCGTGCGTCCGAGGTCTTTATAACCGCTCCCATCGATGAAAAATGTGCGCTAATCAGTTTTGTTACAGCTCCCACCACCAAGTTCATTCGGCCACCGCCACTTTTTCCTCTCTTTGCAGAAATGAATTCGCATCAGTATTGTCATGTCGTTATGTATCATTACAGTATTACTAGATTTACATACTGAGATAGAATAAACGACAAAAGTGCGACGTTTTGTGTGTCATTTAACTATTCAAGGCGTTTTGCATCAGAAAGGATCATCCACTCACAAGAGATCAATATCTAATTTCCGGCTATAAAGATTCTTGCAGGTATTCAGGAAACCGAACATggaattatatcattaacaCCAACAATGAAATTCCAAAGTACACGTTAAACTCTTTGACATAAACAACACTTATCTGCGTGTTAAAACTgattgtcaaaaatatttttattggcCAAATTAACCCATTTTAGAGCTTTAAACTAAACCggacttttaaaacaaattatagatTACCATTCCTACGATGCGTCCTTTCATTTTGCTCGTTATTGTATACAAATCATAGTACTGACATTTAAAGCGCGTATTGTCTTTCGCGCACGGTATTCTagttttaattcaattcaaatgtatttaaatgtatttaaaatactaaaaaacaCCGATTCGGATTTTATCAAAAGAACTTTCGAGATAATAAATGAGGAATATGTGATCTGTTCTCTCAGAATGGAAAGTACAAAGTAGggccaaaatatttatatttccttACCACATAGACACATTGATATAAGAATAACAAGaatttattgtatttcaatcattttgtctgcttttttctttttttatataacacgTATTCTGACAAATAAATGTTCCAAATTATCCTCAACAATGCTGGTAAGGTATTAAATTgcctgaccctacctacgaaatcgGCGCCGACCATACCGTATTTatagaatataaaaacaacaatattgttAAAGGAATTATTTATTCCTTTAAATCATTATACCGAAGATCACTTACGTCAATCACAtatgatgacaataacgttTTGACATATAACATATGAAAAAATGCGTACATACCCTACCTGTCTATGAACAGGATGACAATCTAACCAAACCATTTGTTGTCGAAGAACATGAAGCTGATAATAGGAAGCATATGTGTATGCATCATGAATAGAACTTTCTTTGTTGAattagaataacaaaaaaagaaaagtaaatgcGACACAACAGACATCCGTTCTTTATAGGAAAGGTTTcacgcaaaaaaatatttttcagcgACGAAACACAATCTTAAGTCACGCATTCTTTGTTAACACATTAAGTACAAATTAGgccaaaataaatgttgaagcATGGTCATATAAGATCTCTCGCTTAACGCATACAGTCTTATGAAAAGGGATATAATACAATTTGCAAAATAAGCGTTCAGAAAGGTGATgcaaaacaacatttgaaatgAGCAGTTATTTAcattaacttttattaaaatacaagtcCTTCAGTTTTTAACCCTTGGgtgattatttgtttgtttcacgCTAAATCCTTAACCTTTTTCAACCGATTATCACATAAATGAAACTGAAACAGAATGTCCACAATCAAATCAACATGTTTTCCCAGAAAGCGTATCAACGCTTCAGTTGCATTACATTCTGAAAtcccattgttttattgtacgTGTATTTATTATCAGTATTTTTGCTATCCCGCCAAACAAATCATGGCAATGCTTCCAAATGAAAAACATCCATTTTGCTATTATAGTTGTAAAAAATGCCCGTTATCAATTGCAGCGTGCACTCACAATTAAACTTAACGAACAATGTTGATCCGTACGAATGGATTAAGTTTGATTATACAAATGGGAGACATTGATTGTTAATATAACCATGTAATGATGTGTTAGAATTGCGCAAATGAAGCGTACAAGGAAAATCTTATCATTATAGTTTGCTGGCGCGGAGGAGaattataattgtaattttGTAGTTATTGCTAAATGCTGGAACAAGTTTGAGCTCTTATCGCCATAAAACTAGTTTAAGCCACCAAGTAGACTTGTGTTTGAATACACTCGTGTTTCACTCAtggttccaaggcggtaatcacATCATTGATCGGTAAAgttattttgatgcgtgtgtggtctgtctgtgggGATTGTTTTAGGCCTCGGTAAAgttattttgatgcgtgtgtggtctgtctaTGGGTATTTGTTAGGCCTCGGTAAAgttattttgatgcgtgtgtggtctgtctgttgGGATTTTTTTAGGCCTCGGTAAAgttattttgatgcgtgtgtggtctgtctgtggtgttgtatttgtgtatatagtGTTTATACgtgtgtctctagtttattTCCGTATGGGCCCTTGCCtcgtgcctctaaacagggtttactTTGAATTGTTCGAcgactgggcttgtctctgtagtatTCATTGTGTAATTGTATCCGAACGTTAACGTACTCCACGAACTACACTAATAACGTTTAAACCAATGCAGGCTTGtgcaatattaatatttaaaaagtttttcaaatctttgaaactCGGCCTCAAATACTGTAGAACCAAGCTAAAGGTTGTTAATAATATATCGTTTATTATTCACTATGTTTATGAGATGTAGAGGAAacatgtatttaagtttaaagcAGCTGATAAGGTATGACAATATCACATTTCTTTCACAGAGTTTTAAAATGGAATATCAGACGAAAAGTGGAAAATGAAACCTTAATATCTAAAAACATTCGGAAATAGTTGATTCAtcatataaatgcattaattttgtttatttgcatatatcaCTCTTTCAAAACACCAACATAATTCTTCTACATTGTGACAACCACAGATTGCTGGCCTTTAACGATTTAAAATAAGTGCAAACGGTATCTTCGCAGGCCTTGGTTGTTCTTTTCTTAAACGAGTCTAAAAATATTTTACGTGTACcattattgacatttaaataatatgcaaCATAGAAAACCGCCTACTTTTGTGTCTAAGATGATCCAATAGAAAGTCGACGGCTGTGTGTGACGATCCATTTAAGGAATACATTTTTGTGgactgttttatgttttggttGACAAGTATTCAAGTTATAGTAGTGAAAGACAAACACAAGACGTGAGTCTGCTACTAAGTTTATTCTACAAGTGAAGTCCAGTGGTTAAACAAGGGTACAAGTATTAATAGATCTATAGTCTGTTTCATAATAGAACATCTCCctgttttaaaaaggaaaacatatatgatatacataatgttcatcaaatcattatttatatgttttatcaattaacagtattcaacagtgttttaaagaGCTTCCTTCTTTGTAATttgatacatacatatatatgtgtctTTTAATTAAAGTGTTATatctaaatacatttttaagtaaaacattgtctttttatttaGACTTCACTATCTGATGTTATTGTTCATTCTCAATTCACCCATTCACTTCCTACATATTTTCGGTTGTCACGCACTAATCGTCCAGCCCTTGTTGAATATCCAGAGTTTACTGGCGGGTCATTATTGTTATCTGGAACATTTGAGTGTTTTGGGGGAGACACAGGGGTAACAGGTATTTGCTCATGTTGCAAAACTTGCGCTTGGAACGGTTCAATGTCATTCGTGTTTTCGCGCGTTTTGTGTAATACTGACCGATTTCTTCGATAACTGCTGCCATCAGGCATTTGAACCTGATATGATCGGTCACTGTGAACTTTCACAACTTTTCCTAATTTCCAGATTTTTCAGAATTTTACACGGACAGATTGACCTTCACATAATGGTGGTAACGATCGTGCTGACTTATGAAAATTTGACTTTTGTCTTTGTTTCGATTCGATCATTCTTTTTCGTACTTCATGATCATTCACCAAAGTTGGTTTTAATGCTTTGTTTGTTATCGGCACGATTGATTTTGTTCGGCGCCCTAACAATAATTGACTTGGTGTGTATCCGCATTTCAACGGAGTATTGCGATATTCTAGTAACGCTAAATAAGGATTAGATTTAGTGTCCTTGGCTTTTTGCATTAACTTTTTCGCGATACCTACACCTTTTTCGGCAAGGCCGTTACTTTGCGGGTGACCTGGAGATGAGGTTCGGTGTTCGAAACCCCACTCTTTCGCGAAGTTTTTAAATTCAGCGCTGGTGTACTGGCTAGGATTATCTGATACCAATACATCGGGAATTGACATTCGcgacatgtgtttttgtaattttagaATTACTGTCTGTGACCTTGTGTTTGGTAGGTAATCTACTTCAAAGAATCTACTGTAGTAGTCTATTGTCAATAGGTATTCTTTTCCATGAAAATGGAAAAGATCCGTCGCGATTTTTTGAAATGGCCTGTCCGGGAAATCAGTTGTGATCAATGGTAGCGAAGCATTCGCATCCCTGTGGGCAAGGCAGATTGGGCAGTTTGTTACATAATCAGTAACTTGTTTAGACATGCCTGGCCAGAATAATGAGCCTTTGGCTCGTTCAAGCGTTTTTGTAATTCCCAGGTGGGATGAGTGAACCTTTTCTACAAGCTCATTTCGCATTGATTTCGGGATAACAAGCGTATGACCTCGAAATATCAGACCATCCTCTGTGCTTATCTCATCGCGATGATTGAAAAATTCCACGATACTTGGATCACAGTTTGACCTATTCTCTGACCAGCCTTGACTTATAGCCcgtttcatttttatcatttgtggGTCTTTAGCAGTTTCGTCGCGTATGATCTCGAGTCGTTTGTCTGTGACATGTAATTGTTTTTGCACTGTATGAACATGATAGTCCAAACCGTCGATCATTCCGGGAAATGTATCGGGTAATGATTGTCTCGAGAGACAGTCACTTACAGGTATGTTTTTGCCGGGTACGTGGCGAACATTTACCTCGTATTTTGACAGTGCGAGTAACATTCTAGAAAGGCGCGGCGGGGCAGCCGACAATGGCTTTTTCATTATCGCTGAGATTGGTTTATGATCGCAGTGCACAATAACTTCTCTGCCATAAGTTAATTGATGGAAtctttttaatgcaaataagaTCCCGAAGAGTTCCTTTTCTATGACAGCGTAACCTATTTCAGTCTGCGTTAATGACTTACTTGCGTACGCGATGGGTTTTCCGTCTTGCATGAGACAACAACCTAGTCCATATTTGCTTGCATCCGTTTCGACGACAAGCGGCTTTTTAGGGTCATAATAACCTAGCACTGGGGCCTGTGTTATTAtttccttgacctttgagaatGCTTGCTCTTGTGGGGCGTCCCACAGGAACTCTACGTCCTTTTTCAGGAGGCTTCTGATAGGCGCGGTAACCTCTGCTAGGTTCGGGGCGAATTTTGATAGGTAATTAACTAATCCTAATAGTGTTTCAACCTTTTCGCGGCAATCCGGCCTTTGCAATTGCGTAATTGCCTCGATTTTCTTAGGATCGGCCGTGAGTCCAGTGTCGGTGATCACGTGACCAAAGAATGGAACTGATTTCACACCGATTGAACATTTCTGTGCGTTGAATTTTATCCCGCGTTCGCGTGCGCGTAGCAAGACTTGATTTAGGTTTTTGTCATGTTCCTCAGGGGTTCGTCCCCAAATCAAAATGTCGTCTACCAGCGGGTGAATGCCTGATAATCCCTCAAATATTTCGTTGATcttctgacaaaaaatgtcaGACGATGCTTTACATCCATACGGCAAACGTAAGAATCGATATCTTTGAAACGGCGTTGCGAATGTAGTTAGGTAAGAAGATTCTTCGTCTAATTGTACACTCCAGTATGCATGTGTCAAATCTAATAGGCTAAATTGTGTCGCGCCGGCGAGTTTAACGGTCACATCATCTAGCGTTGACATTGCGTAGTGCGGTCTGCGTATCGAGTCATTGAGAGGTTTTGGATCCAGGCAGATCCGTAGCTTTCCGTTCGGTTTTTCAACTACTACGATTGGATGAACCCAATCGGTAGGTTCCGTAACTGGCGATATGATTTCGTCTTTGACCATTTGATCAAGTTC comes from the Mya arenaria isolate MELC-2E11 chromosome 13, ASM2691426v1 genome and includes:
- the LOC128215197 gene encoding uncharacterized protein K02A2.6-like, producing MALSGISPPVMNWDCTNLPTTWEKFERHIKLIFAGPLKDKTEEEKVAFLLIWVGEKGQDVSQSWTLTNEEQKQLDTYFTKFKKHVQPKLNPVFARFQFNNERQGEDSIEQFVTRLKLKITECKYQENTVDEMIRDRIVFGISNQKLREKLINEGETLTLERAIQLSQNFEYCKQQMNILNARSPQDVNYVNSRGRGRGHGRRPEMPRAQNSPQNRRKEPTCGKCGTIHNQSDRRKCPAYGKQCIRCKKYNHWKIVCRSKKDVHQVTNNVSQMSVHDNSEEEDSWMDNYFLDTVSHTQSSAPDRAFVNLRIGPHFQNVTFKIDTGSSVNTLPKRHFEKLNVKSPLEASESNLTSYSGNKIQVDGKITLACKYRSKTVNTTFYIVSSDAPPLIGLQTSVDLGLIQLTYAIDREHGQPVNKEYVMSEYRDLFKGVGILPGKSKLYLREDAIPVITPPRRVPEALKSRLKAELDQMVKDEIISPVTEPTDWVHPIVVVEKPNGKLRICLDPKPLNDSIRRPHYAMSTLDDVTVKLAGATQFSLLDLTHAYWSVQLDEESSYLTTFATPFQRYRFLRLPYGCKASSDIFCQKINEIFEGLSGIHPLVDDILIWGRTPEEHDKNLNQVLLRARERGIKFNAQKCSIGVKSVPFFGHVITDTGLTADPKKIEAITQLQRPDCREKVETLLGLVNYLSKFAPNLAEVTAPIRSLLKKDVEFLWDAPQEQAFSKVKEIITQAPVLGYYDPKKPLVVETDASKYGLGCCLMQDGKPIAYASKSLTQTEIGYAVIEKELFGILFALKRFHQLTYGREVIVHCDHKPISAIMKKPLSAAPPRLSRMLLALSKYEVNVRHVPGKNIPVSDCLSRQSLPDTFPGMIDGLDYHVHTVQKQLHVTDKRLEIIRDETAKDPQMIKMKRAISQGWSENRSNCDPSIVEFFNHRDEISTEDGLIFRGHTLVIPKSMRNELVEKVHSSHLGITKTLERAKGSLFWPGMSKQVTDYVTNCPICLAHRDANASLPLITTDFPDRPFQKIATDLFHFHGKEYLLTIDYYSRFFEVDYLPNTRSQTVILKLQKHMSRMSIPDVLVSDNPSQYTSAEFKNFAKEWGFEHRTSSPGHPQSNGLAEKGVGIAKKLMQKAKDTKSNPYLALLEYRNTPLKCGYTPSQLLLGRRTKSIVPITNKALKPTLVNDHEVRKRMIESKQRQKSNFHKSARSLPPLCEGQSVRVKF